Genomic segment of Hippocampus zosterae strain Florida chromosome 12, ASM2543408v3, whole genome shotgun sequence:
TTGCTGCTCACGTCATGTGACCAAGATACTGATGCATTTGCTGTTTTCTCTTCCTCTCATTATTTTACATGTTTTACTTACACTATACAGAAATATACATCTTTTTCCTGCCAAACAATGTTTTGCGTCCAGGCCACTGCAGAGCTaagaaatgtgaaaagaaaTACTGAGAATGTAAGAAAACATCTTGTTTGTTCCACCAAAGCCAAGTAACACTCTCCATGCAGCTGTTATTTAGAAGGGcttcccccctcaccccattcCAGATGGGGACTTGGTCTTGAAATTTGCTCACATTCGTTATTTGTCATTCTGGGAAGGCCTTTTCTTTCAATGTAACATCAGCTTCTAGGCATGAgaaacacatttatttacaacacatgacaaggaaaaaaaaaaaatcaaaaaaacaaacaaaaaaagaccctTTCATTCTTCTACTACCTGTAACATTAGTTCAATTGACATCGCCTAAGAGCCACACACAGGCACAGTGATCTTTTCAGCATCTGTGTTGAAGTATGTGGTTTTGCTTATTGTTGAAAAGACATTCTAGCTGATATGTCcacgtttttctttatttgtttttggcaaATTTTTAATGAGTTGCAGGATTGTCGCCTTGTGCAGCACTTGTCCCACTGGATGCATCCTTCTCAGGGATAAATATGTGCAAATTCTTGGATCAACAGCATCAACTCATCCTCCTACTCGTCCTTGTCACCTGCTCACTTGTGTTAGCAGAAGTAGTGTTGAGTAGTCTGTGTGCGCCGGGCTACGCTGAGGGGCCGGAGGTGTGCGAGACGGATTGAGCGAGGGTACAAGCAGGACCTGGGGTGGCGACCGTCGTGGAGGCGGCGGGCGGGGAGGCAGTTTGGACCTGCGCCTGGAACTGAGCCATCTGCTCCGGACTGGCCAGCGTCTTGAGCAGGGTGTTCTCCTGCTCTAGTTGGGAGTTGCGGTCGATGAGCTCCTTGATCTGCTCCTTCAGGACTTCCACCTCCTCACGCACGGCATACATCAGGTGACTCTTCACCAGGTCCTGACACATACAAAGTCAGATGTGTCATGACACTGTTCCACTTTCAGCTTAGTCTGACGCACATATTAAGAGACCTACTTGGAACGATGAAACCGATCAAGCCTTCAAAACCTTGCCAGACTTGATACTTGCCAACAATCAAAGCCAATTTATTTACGGAATTCTAATTGCTGAAAAATGATTGACTCTGGGAAACACCCTGGCTGTCACATCGCCTACAGTAAAAAATTAATGTAGGCCCAGTACAAATTTTGCAGCCCAGTGTGCATTTTTGGTTTTggactgaaaaacaaagtgataTGAGGAGCTAGATTCGGCTTGGCCAGTTAGCGGAGTTTGTGTATCTAGATATGAGGTGGGACCTACAAAAGCTTGTGttctttatttacatttgtttaaCTGTTTTGGTCATTAAAAGTACATCTGCCAATCCATCCTTGCCCGCATGTGAGGGTATTACAATGCCTTAATTGCCCCCGGCCCCCTTTGATTCCAGTGTCAGTGAGTGAGTATTAGAAGCTCACCCGCAGCAAAATTGGTGGCTCACAACACAAAGTGGACAGaaagaaaggggaggggggaaataCCACAGCAGCTCATCACCTGGAGaatttatactgtacattgggTCATTCGTTTGTAAAGTTACCACTGTATGTCTTTGTCATTTAAAGTGATGTTGAAAGAAATGGTCTTGAAAACTTTTCAGTTGTTActaatacaacacataagacacagacggtcatgcaatcttaaccactttttctgcatacactttgttgtttgaagcagttatagatgaaaggagatatcaaagtgtcctttcaccagtggatcaaagacgtcatgcttaaAATGTGAACTTTTTTCACATTAATAATCAATGCTACTTGCGAACACAAGATGATGTTTCATATGTATTTTCTAAAATTTCTTTCGTTACATTTCTTAAGATAATTTTATAATATGGAGCCCATACAGGCGAATTGCCAGGATCATACTGCGCAAATGTGAGGTCTTTAACTTTATCATGTAGTTCTTGAAAAAGCTAAGTAAACTTTCTTTGCatttatatacacacagacacataaacACCATCTAAATAAAACTTCAAATACTGAAAGTGGACGATGAATTTTACACACTTAAATGTGGCATTACTCCACTATAAAAGATTTCACATGCGATTACGTGTTAGCCCTGGCCATTGTGAAAATTCAGCCAATGAGTGCTCTGGATATTTTTACCCGCACTGTGTATTTCACCTTGCCTAGCAACAGAGCTGTGAGTAACGACAACAACGGAACAGTAAAGTTACGCtgcattttgtaaaataaattacagtaaTCTGCAAATTCCCACACCTGATACTAAACCGTGAAACAACGTTCAGTCCAACTCTAACGCCGTGGTTCACGGAGTGCTATTGTACTTTGCGACCGTATGCAGTTCAAAGCTAAACCGAGGAACATGATAAAAGCTCCAGGGCCTTTTCATTGTGTTGGCacggtatatgtatatatattttagtcgACTCTATTTAGGATACAAATGCTCttcaaacatgttttaggcatgTGAAACGGCCACTCGTTTTCCAAGTGGCCTACTCACGGCGACAAAAGGGTATTTATCATTCATGCTCTTTCAAGTGGAGAACCGGTAATAAAACTCACCATCGCCTGTTCGATCTTGTTGTCGATGGCCACAACACTGGCTCCCGACGAGctgtaaagaaagaaagaaaataaatatgaaatctCGGGTTATGAAGGCATTACAGAGATACACGACCAATATTAACATTTATCATCCGTGTCCTATGAGGCCATCCCCCCCGCAAGTTGAGGATCCACGGCGGCAGCAGGTGAGGCGAAGCAGCTTAAAACAACGTTTAACAGTTAGCCAAATACAGCTCGTAGTTTACCTGCTATCGAGCTTGACGTGCGAGCTCTCTGCGCTTAATAACGACGACAGGAACGAGATGGAGACATTTCGGAGCTGGCAGACGCCGAGATCCATCGCCACGGTGTAGCAAGGCGTATTCATGGCGCTTTGTGCGTTACAGGAGCTCGAGTTGAGGAAAACGCGAGTCCGACGTGCCCCGATACGGACACAGAGCGACCAGCTCCCCGAGACACATTCACGCGAGGCGTTCAGATTGAGGACCGGACAACACTCACGCACGACTCAAGCTTGGTTCAGCACACAACACGACGTCCGCAGCTCAGAACAAACTCGCGTGATGTGCCCCGTGACGTAACTGGGAGCACTGGTCCCAGATTGGACGAGATACTACTCATTTGCCTAATATATTCAGAAACGCCCCCACCTGCCGCTCAGCTGACACATATTTGCATAGAATATTCGAGTAACACAAGATGAGGTGGATGAAACCGGGAAGAACCGGATgagactgaaagaaaaaaaaaggggggggggattcgtcGCGCTGAAAAGCAACCAGAGGCAATCTTTTCGACTGTCCGGTGACAAAAGATGCACCCAGCTAATAGTTAGCAGGTTTCATCACAATATATCATCCTCTATTTTTGGAAtcgacattaaaaatatatgtactgCATATTTCTCACAGTTTAAGACTAAATTGAACACAATCAGGTATTTTGATGGCAATTTCTCATTTAAGTGGCATCAATAGGGATGACAGTCGATGCTTAAAAAATCCAAGTAACGCTATTTGCATTGGCATGCATTGCCTCCACGTGGGATTGTATAGCACTGCACAAGAAGTGATATCAATCAATGGCACACCTGCATTATTTGACTGCTGTTTTATTGAATATGGCTAAATGTTGCTCAGATATAGAcggaacaaaaatgtcaaatgtggaTCTGAAGTGGTGATTGATAAATACTTCATGATGAACAATATTTGGCTGGATAATCTCGTGTCAACAAAATTCAATTATGATCCCTCAATTTGCAATCTGTATGCACACATGTTGGCATGCAAGGAGCCAGGAAGCTGACTTATATTTTCTCTAACAACTAAATTACAATTTTTAAATTGTCTGCCACAAAACTTAAACCTGACCCTCCAGTTCCAAAGCGCTGCCCCATGATTCTGAAAAGGCGGTGCAAACAAGTAACCTGGTGTGCACTGTTAATGTCAGTTTAGTCGACCAAGAGTGCATAATAATCATGACCAATTGTATTGCGTGTTGTACATTGTAAACCAATGCATGCTCAGCCCAGATGGGTGTGCAAATGTCTTGACAAAAAAACGCAAATAATATTTGGCCAGAGTTCCATCCAAACAAAGGTAGATAATCTTTTGGTAGCCCATTAAAATGCCACAGATTCTTCTTTCTCTGACACTTCCTACATGCTACCACTGCCTCTCACAAAACTGTACCTTGAAAGGTGACTGTCTGATatccccctccaaccccccaaaaaactaatgGATACTTTTAACATTCTGACAACTGCTCACACCAAGCCCTCCACATGCAATGAACCACATCTTCAAATAATTCTTGGCTCCGGTCTCTACAATGATTCAAAATTCAATTATTAATTCATAGGCTAAAACCACAGCAGGAGTGATATttcaacacaagaaaaaaagctcAAGTTGCCTGTAAATGATGTGCCAGAGGATGATTTACAAGTAGAGATGATGATGGCATTATTTATAGTTGACCTACTATGTTAATTTTTTATACAACACACATGCCAATCACTCTACCTGCCCAAAGTACCTGGTGCCATCCAAGTTGTGCGATACAAGCCCAGAGCAAATGTTGGGATTCACATGTATGTTATAGTGCAGAGAAGACATACAATTGCCATGCTGGTGTATTAGGCACCCGTGAAGTTTAAATTTAGCCACTGAGTGATTGTTTTGATGCCTTCAACCAAGATCCAATTCTAGGAGCGTACTTAAGATAACCAGCTTATCAAGACTCTCTAAGACACTGAGCTCTtccgcatttttttttgaatgatcgAGAGGGAAAGCCAATTATACAAATCCAAATAGACTATGCGAGTTGAACTCTTCTGGAAGAAAAGCAGTGAAGCTCCCCATAAGAAAAATGCACCTCAACCAGCCAGTGACGTGAGACACGTGAGACACTTCTAAATATGCTTTAAAATTAAAAGATTAAAATCCACACATACATGTgggtttcttttattttcataaccAATTATGACATGTTAGTAGATTTAGATTACAATTATTTGCAAGAATCCAAACAGTCAGTGTGAGTTGGATGAATAAGCACAACTGACAACTGATAACATGGATTTTTTGGGTGGGAGATAAGAAtggcctgttttccatctaGGTCAATCTAAAATCTTGTTGCTTCGCAAAGATGTAGCCTACACTGGGAAACAAATATCCTCTGCAGGaagcacattttaaaacatttcccgCTGATTAGAACCCTTATGCTGTGCATGTCTATCATTTCGAGTCCAGGACCTGAAATATGATTACAAAGCATTGTTGCATGTACCTGTAAGTCACGCTTTAAAGAcaaatgcatacatttcatcTCTACGTGTACATTAAAGCAGGTGTACCCAATGAAAAGGCATAATACTGATAGTCAGTAAAACCACCTTTAGtctctcttgaaaaaaaatccagcacaaCGCTGTAAAGATTTACATGTACTTAATTTCAAGAGTCATAAGACCATCATAAAGGGGAGAAAGAACTGATTGAATGTAACCTGTCTTCCTGTACTGTGGTGACTAGGCGACTACAAGTGAAACCAGATGGAGTAACATGAGGGCAGCACAGTGGTTAAcacaatctcccccccccccccaaaaaaaaagctaaatatgGCAAGCCTGGCTTTGACAAAAAGGAGTTAAATTATTCACACCGTCATAAAATATCAGAGCTGGTAGAAATGTTTTTCTGAACACCCTGCAGACACATCACAAAGTAAGCACTGCAAATTGGTGTGCATTAAGAACATCTTTCAACATTCATACAAGCGTTGGaagcatgaatgaatgaatcgaaAGTTCACAGAGCGCCACACACAATACGGCCTTGGAGCCTTTTGTGTTCACCTCTTGTGGTGATTGGCCAGGCAGCACTACTGTAGTCCTCCTTTAGTTTACCTTTTGAGATGCTGCTCCAGCTCCCAGAACAAAAGCTTCATTGCCATCTCGTCATGGCCCTGAACACGGACACCGTGCACTCTCATGGGGTCTTCGGTCTGGAG
This window contains:
- the LOC127611522 gene encoding TSC22 domain family protein 1-like isoform X3, with the protein product MFLQTEDPMRVHGVRVQGHDEMAMKLLFWELEQHLKSSSGASVVAIDNKIEQAMDLVKSHLMYAVREEVEVLKEQIKELIDRNSQLEQENTLLKTLASPEQMAQFQAQVQTASPPAASTTVATPGPACTLAQSVSHTSGPSA
- the LOC127611522 gene encoding TSC22 domain family protein 1-like isoform X2, which encodes MNTPCYTVAMDLGVCQLRNVSISFLSSLLSAESSHVKLDSSSSGASVVAIDNKIEQAMDLVKSHLMYAVREEVEVLKEQIKELIDRNSQLEQENTLLKTLASPEQMAQFQAQVQTASPPAASTTVATPGPACTLAQSVSHTSGPSA